A part of Cervus elaphus chromosome 11, mCerEla1.1, whole genome shotgun sequence genomic DNA contains:
- the ST6GAL2 gene encoding beta-galactoside alpha-2,6-sialyltransferase 2 isoform X3 — MKPHLKQWRQGMLCGVFAWGLLFVVIFLYFTDSSPAKPAPSSFSFLETRRLLPAQGRQRAIMGASEGLPEGADSRRGSPRGLPSGPLRTWAGDGFEHEQEFLSAQTGRTSLSAFLPEDPAPGTSGRLSPGDPGPEGAQPPRAALGRRAKRGPRRQGRSAGGEDGERLYSSMSRALLRRLWKGDASARMLHPRLQKAMGAYLRANKHGVRFRGRRAAGRSRTELLCALRGRVQVRTLDGTEPPFSALGWRALVPPVPLSRLLPRRLRTCAVVTSAGAILNSSLGEEIDSHDAVLRFNSAPTHGYEKDVGNKTTLRIINSQILTNPSYHFMDSALYKDVILVAWDPAPYSANLNLWYKKPDYNLFTPYVQHRQRNPNQPFYILHPKFIWQLWDIIQENTKEKIQPNPPSSGFIGGTTIVQP; from the exons ATGAAACCGCACCTGAAGCAATGGAGACAAGGAATGCTCTGCGGGGTGTTTGCGTGGGGGCTCCTCTTTGTGGTGATCTTCCTCTACTTCACCGACAGCAGCCCGGCCAAGCCCGCGCCCAGCTCCTTCTCCTTCCTGGAGACCCGGAGGCTGCTACCCGCACAAGGAAGGCAGCGGGCCATCATGGGGGCCTCGGAGGGCCTGCCCGAGGGCGCAGACTCGCGGCGGGGGTCTCCCCGGGGACTCCCATCCGGCCCCCTGCGGACATGGGCCGGAGATGGCTTTGAACATGAACAAGAGTTTCTTTCGGCCCAGACAGGGAGAACGTCcctaagcgcttttctcccggaggACCCCGCTCCGGGCACGTCGGGGCGCCTCTCCCCTGGGGACCCAGGGCCGGAGGGGGCTCAGCCGCCACGCGCAGCCCTGGGACGGCGGGCGAAGCGAGGGCCCCGGAGGCAGGGCCGGAGCGCTGGGGGCGAGGACGGGGAGCGGCTGTACTCGTCCATGTCCCGGGCCCTGCTGCGACGGCTCTGGAAGGGCGACGCGTCGGCGCGCATGCTGCACCCGCGCCTGCAGAAGGCCATGGGTGCCTACCTGCGCGCCAACAAGCACGGCGTGCGCTTCCGGGGGCGCCGCGCGGCCGGGCGGAGCCGCACCGAGCTGCTGTGCGCCTTGCGGGGCCGCGTGCAGGTGCGCACCCTGGACGGCACTGAGCCGCCCTTCTCGGCGCTCGGCTGGCGCGCGCTGGTCCCTCCGGTGCCACTCAGCCGGCTGCTCCCACGCAGGCTCCGGACCTGCGCCGTGGTCACGTCGGCAGGCGCCATCCTCAACTCGTCGCTGGGCGAGGAGATAG ATTCCCACGATGCGGTTTTGAGGTTTAACTCTGCTCCTACACATGGCTATGAGAAGGATGTCGGAAATAAAACCACTCTCCGCATCATTAATTCCCAG ATTCTAACCAACCCCAGCTATCACTTCATGGATAGTGCATTGTATAAAGACGTCATCTTGGTGGCCTGGGACCCAGCTCCTTATTCTGCAAATCTTAACCTG tgGTATAAGAAGCCAGATTACAACCTGTTCACACCATATGTTCAGCATCGTCAGAGAAACCCGAACCAGCCATTTTACATTCTTCACCCCAAGTTTATCTGGCAGCTTTGGGACATCATCCAGGAGAACACGAAGGAGAAGATCCAGCCCAACCCGCCGTCCTCTGGCTTTATCG
- the ST6GAL2 gene encoding beta-galactoside alpha-2,6-sialyltransferase 2 isoform X1 — MKPHLKQWRQGMLCGVFAWGLLFVVIFLYFTDSSPAKPAPSSFSFLETRRLLPAQGRQRAIMGASEGLPEGADSRRGSPRGLPSGPLRTWAGDGFEHEQEFLSAQTGRTSLSAFLPEDPAPGTSGRLSPGDPGPEGAQPPRAALGRRAKRGPRRQGRSAGGEDGERLYSSMSRALLRRLWKGDASARMLHPRLQKAMGAYLRANKHGVRFRGRRAAGRSRTELLCALRGRVQVRTLDGTEPPFSALGWRALVPPVPLSRLLPRRLRTCAVVTSAGAILNSSLGEEIDSHDAVLRFNSAPTHGYEKDVGNKTTLRIINSQILTNPSYHFMDSALYKDVILVAWDPAPYSANLNLWYKKPDYNLFTPYVQHRQRNPNQPFYILHPKFIWQLWDIIQENTKEKIQPNPPSSGFIGILLMMNLCGEVHVYEYVPSVRQTDLCHYHEPYHDAACTLGAYHPLLYEKLLVQRLNVGTQGDLHRKGKVVLPGLQAVRCPPGA; from the exons ATGAAACCGCACCTGAAGCAATGGAGACAAGGAATGCTCTGCGGGGTGTTTGCGTGGGGGCTCCTCTTTGTGGTGATCTTCCTCTACTTCACCGACAGCAGCCCGGCCAAGCCCGCGCCCAGCTCCTTCTCCTTCCTGGAGACCCGGAGGCTGCTACCCGCACAAGGAAGGCAGCGGGCCATCATGGGGGCCTCGGAGGGCCTGCCCGAGGGCGCAGACTCGCGGCGGGGGTCTCCCCGGGGACTCCCATCCGGCCCCCTGCGGACATGGGCCGGAGATGGCTTTGAACATGAACAAGAGTTTCTTTCGGCCCAGACAGGGAGAACGTCcctaagcgcttttctcccggaggACCCCGCTCCGGGCACGTCGGGGCGCCTCTCCCCTGGGGACCCAGGGCCGGAGGGGGCTCAGCCGCCACGCGCAGCCCTGGGACGGCGGGCGAAGCGAGGGCCCCGGAGGCAGGGCCGGAGCGCTGGGGGCGAGGACGGGGAGCGGCTGTACTCGTCCATGTCCCGGGCCCTGCTGCGACGGCTCTGGAAGGGCGACGCGTCGGCGCGCATGCTGCACCCGCGCCTGCAGAAGGCCATGGGTGCCTACCTGCGCGCCAACAAGCACGGCGTGCGCTTCCGGGGGCGCCGCGCGGCCGGGCGGAGCCGCACCGAGCTGCTGTGCGCCTTGCGGGGCCGCGTGCAGGTGCGCACCCTGGACGGCACTGAGCCGCCCTTCTCGGCGCTCGGCTGGCGCGCGCTGGTCCCTCCGGTGCCACTCAGCCGGCTGCTCCCACGCAGGCTCCGGACCTGCGCCGTGGTCACGTCGGCAGGCGCCATCCTCAACTCGTCGCTGGGCGAGGAGATAG ATTCCCACGATGCGGTTTTGAGGTTTAACTCTGCTCCTACACATGGCTATGAGAAGGATGTCGGAAATAAAACCACTCTCCGCATCATTAATTCCCAG ATTCTAACCAACCCCAGCTATCACTTCATGGATAGTGCATTGTATAAAGACGTCATCTTGGTGGCCTGGGACCCAGCTCCTTATTCTGCAAATCTTAACCTG tgGTATAAGAAGCCAGATTACAACCTGTTCACACCATATGTTCAGCATCGTCAGAGAAACCCGAACCAGCCATTTTACATTCTTCACCCCAAGTTTATCTGGCAGCTTTGGGACATCATCCAGGAGAACACGAAGGAGAAGATCCAGCCCAACCCGCCGTCCTCTGGCTTTATCG gcaTCCTGCTGATGATGAACCTGTGTGGCGAGGTGCACGTGTATGAATACGTCCCGTCAGTGCGGCAGACAGACCTGTGTCACTACCACGAGCCCTACCATGACGCCGCCTGCACACTGGGTGCCTACCACCCGCTGCTCTACGAGAAGCTGCTGGTGCAGCGGCTCAACGTGGGCACCCAGGGCGACCTGCATCGCAAAGGCAAGGTCGTGCTGCCCGGGTTGCAGGCTGTGCGCTGCCCACCAGGTGCCTGA
- the ST6GAL2 gene encoding beta-galactoside alpha-2,6-sialyltransferase 2 isoform X2, which produces MKPHLKQWRQGMLCGVFAWGLLFVVIFLYFTDSSPAKPAPSSFSFLETRRLLPAQGRQRAIMGASEGLPEGADSRRGSPRGLPSGPLRTWAGDGFEHEQEFLSAQTGRTSLSAFLPEDPAPGTSGRLSPGDPGPEGAQPPRAALGRRAKRGPRRQGRSAGGEDGERLYSSMSRALLRRLWKGDASARMLHPRLQKAMGAYLRANKHGVRFRGRRAAGRSRTELLCALRGRVQVRTLDGTEPPFSALGWRALVPPVPLSRLLPRRLRTCAVVTSAGAILNSSLGEEIDSHDAVLRFNSAPTHGYEKDVGNKTTLRIINSQILTNPSYHFMDSALYKDVILVAWDPAPYSANLNLWYKKPDYNLFTPYVQHRQRNPNQPFYILHPKFIWQLWDIIQENTKEKIQPNPPSSGFIGDLPDPGIEPGSPALQEDCLPPELPGKQVHTRTQNGMQKPGGRRQITQDKDPTS; this is translated from the exons ATGAAACCGCACCTGAAGCAATGGAGACAAGGAATGCTCTGCGGGGTGTTTGCGTGGGGGCTCCTCTTTGTGGTGATCTTCCTCTACTTCACCGACAGCAGCCCGGCCAAGCCCGCGCCCAGCTCCTTCTCCTTCCTGGAGACCCGGAGGCTGCTACCCGCACAAGGAAGGCAGCGGGCCATCATGGGGGCCTCGGAGGGCCTGCCCGAGGGCGCAGACTCGCGGCGGGGGTCTCCCCGGGGACTCCCATCCGGCCCCCTGCGGACATGGGCCGGAGATGGCTTTGAACATGAACAAGAGTTTCTTTCGGCCCAGACAGGGAGAACGTCcctaagcgcttttctcccggaggACCCCGCTCCGGGCACGTCGGGGCGCCTCTCCCCTGGGGACCCAGGGCCGGAGGGGGCTCAGCCGCCACGCGCAGCCCTGGGACGGCGGGCGAAGCGAGGGCCCCGGAGGCAGGGCCGGAGCGCTGGGGGCGAGGACGGGGAGCGGCTGTACTCGTCCATGTCCCGGGCCCTGCTGCGACGGCTCTGGAAGGGCGACGCGTCGGCGCGCATGCTGCACCCGCGCCTGCAGAAGGCCATGGGTGCCTACCTGCGCGCCAACAAGCACGGCGTGCGCTTCCGGGGGCGCCGCGCGGCCGGGCGGAGCCGCACCGAGCTGCTGTGCGCCTTGCGGGGCCGCGTGCAGGTGCGCACCCTGGACGGCACTGAGCCGCCCTTCTCGGCGCTCGGCTGGCGCGCGCTGGTCCCTCCGGTGCCACTCAGCCGGCTGCTCCCACGCAGGCTCCGGACCTGCGCCGTGGTCACGTCGGCAGGCGCCATCCTCAACTCGTCGCTGGGCGAGGAGATAG ATTCCCACGATGCGGTTTTGAGGTTTAACTCTGCTCCTACACATGGCTATGAGAAGGATGTCGGAAATAAAACCACTCTCCGCATCATTAATTCCCAG ATTCTAACCAACCCCAGCTATCACTTCATGGATAGTGCATTGTATAAAGACGTCATCTTGGTGGCCTGGGACCCAGCTCCTTATTCTGCAAATCTTAACCTG tgGTATAAGAAGCCAGATTACAACCTGTTCACACCATATGTTCAGCATCGTCAGAGAAACCCGAACCAGCCATTTTACATTCTTCACCCCAAGTTTATCTGGCAGCTTTGGGACATCATCCAGGAGAACACGAAGGAGAAGATCCAGCCCAACCCGCCGTCCTCTGGCTTTATCG gggatcttccagacccagggattgaacctgggtctcctgcattgcaggaggattgtttaccacctgagctaccagggaagcaagttCATACAAGAACACAAAATGGGATGCAAAAACCAGGAGGAAGAAGGCAGATAACTCAAGATAAGGACCCCACTTCCTAA